ACATCGAGCAGGCCGACGGCACGGCCTGGATGGCTCTCTACGCCCTCAGCCTCATGCGCATGGCCCTGGAGCTGGCCCAGACCAACCCCGTGTACGAAGACCTGGCCGGCAAATTCTTTGAGCATTTCCTGGCCATTGCCCAGGCCATGACCGGCTACGGGCCCCACGACATTGATATGTGGGACGAGGAGGACGAGTTTTACTACGACGTGCTGAACTCGCCCCAGGGCCGCACCCCGCTCAAAGTGCGCTCGATGGTGGGCCTGGTGCCACTGTTTGCGGTGGAAGTGCTCGACGACGAGCTGCTGCAAAACGCCCCGAAATTCCTGGCCCGCCTGAACTGGATTTTGGCCAACCGCCCCGACCTGGCGGCCCTCGTGAGCCGCTGGCAGGAACCGGGCAAGGGCGACCGCCACTTGCTCTCGCTGCTGCGCGGCCACCGCCTCAAGGCCCTGCTGCGCCGCACGCTCGACGAGGCCGAATTCCTGTCCGACCACGGCGTGCGGGCCCTCTCCAAGTACCACCAAGACCACCCCTACGTGTTCCGCACCGACGGCCAGTCGTTCACGGTGAACTACGATCCCGGCGAATCCACCACCAGCCTCTACGGCGGCAACTCGAACTGGCGGGGCCCCGTGTGGTTCCCCGTCAACTACCTGCTCATCGAGGGGTTGCAGCGCTTCCACCACTACTACGGCGACGATTTCAAGGTAGAATTTCCCACCGGCAGCGGCCAATACAGCACGCTGCTGGCCATTGCCCAACAGCTCACCGAGCGGCTCACCGGCCTGTTTTTGCGCGACGAAAAAGGCCAGCGCCCCTGCTTCGGCGCCGACGCGCAGCAGCAAACCGACCCCAACTTTAAAGACTACCTGCTCTTCCACGAGTACTTCCACGGCGACACCGGCCAGGGCCTCGGCGCCAGCCACCAAACCGGCTGGACCGGCCTCGTGGCCAAGCTGTTGCAGCCGCGAGGCAAGTAGCACCATCATCTTTCAGCAACTTATCAGGCCGTCATAACTAGGCCGTCATGCAGCGCGCAGCGAAGCATCTTTTTAGCGTAACTAATCAGGATTACTGGCGCGGCAAAGATGCTTCGCTGCGCGCTGCATGACGGGCTGAATAAAACATTCAAGCCATGAACTACCTCGACATCACCACGCCCATTTCCGACCAGATGGTGCACTGGCCCGACAACGCCCCGGTGCACCTGCGCCTCACCCGCTCGTTTGCCTACGGCGACCCGGCCAACGTGAGCGAAATCAGCATGAGCGTGCACACGGCCACCCACGTCGATGCCCCGCGCCACTTCATCCAGGACGGGCCCGACGTGACGACGCTCGACCTGAACACGCTGCTGGGGCCCTGCCGCGTGGTGCGCATCCACGACCCCCGGCTCATCACGCTGGCCGAAGTGGAGCCCCTCGACCCGCAGCCCGGCCAGCGCATCCTCTTTCGCACCCGCAACTCGGACGCCGACTGGACGCACCAGCCCTTCAACCCCGACTTCGTAAAACTGGACTTCCCCGCCGCGAAGTTCCTCCAGCAGCGCGGCGTCGTCTGCGTCGGCGTGGACTACATCTCGGTGGGCGGCTCCGACACCCACCACGCCCTGCTCGACCACCGCATCACCGTCATCGAAGCCCTGGCCCTGGGCCACGTGGAGCCCGGCGACTACGAGCTCATCTGCCTGCCGCTGCGCATCGTAGGCGCCGACGGGGCCCCCTGCCGCGCTCTGCTGCGCCCGCTGTAAATTGGTTATCAGTCCCCAACACAAAGCCGCCCCAGGGCCCCCATTGCAAGGGTTCCCGGGGCGGCTTTGTGTTTGGAGGAGCCGGGGGCTACTTGCCCAGCTGCTTGAGCAGCTCCTTGGCGGCGGGCTCCGACGAGGCCGGGTTTTGGCCCGTGATGAGGTGGCCGGCGGTTACAACGTAGGGGCCCCAGTCAGTGCCTTTGGAGTAGGTGCCGCCGGCGTTTTTCAGCATGTCTTCCACCAGGAAGGGCACGACGTCGGTGAGTTGCACGGCCTCCTCCTCGGTGTTGGTGAAGCCGGTTACGGCCTTGCCTTTCACGAGCAGGTCGCCGTTGGGGGCCTTCACGTGGCGGAGCACGCCGGGGGCGTGGCACACCACGGCTACCGGTTTGCCGGCGGCGTAGGCCGTTTCGATCAGGGCGATGGACTTTGGGTCTTCGGCTAGGTCCCAGAGCGGGCCGTGGCCGCCGGGGTAAAAGATGGCGTCAAAATCGGCGGCTTGGATGGTATCCAGCGGCACGGTGTGGGCCAGGGCCTGCTGGGCGGCGGCGTCCTTTTTGAAGCGCTCGGTGGCGTCGGTTTGGGCCCCGGGCTCGTCGCTTTTGGGGTCGAGGGGCGGCTGGCCGCCCTTGGGCAAGGCCAGCGTGAGGTCGATGCCGGCGTCCTTGAACACGTAGTAGGGCGCGGCAAATTCTTCCAGCCAGAAGCCGGTTTTCTTGCCCGTGGTGCCCAGCTCGTCGTGCGAGGTCAAAACCATGGCGATTTTCATAATCCGAAGCAGTAGAATGGTGGTAAAAGGTGGCGGAGCCGGCCAACGCCGGGCCCCACCGCGTGGCCGCTGGTTTTAGGCCAGCAGCTGGTAAAAGGTGACTTTGCGCTCGGCCAGCAGCGGCACAATCTGGCCCACCACCAGCTCCTGGTAGTGCGCCGAGTCGCGGTGCGCGTCGAGGGCCGCCTGGTTGGCGTACTGCTCGTAGAAGAAGAAGCGGGCCGGATCGGCGGCGTCTTGGTGGGCCACGTAGAGCAGGTTGCCGGGCTCGTGCTGGCGCACGGCTTCGGCGGCTTGCAGCATCAGCTGGCGCACGGTGGCTTCGTGGCCGGGCTGGGCGCGCCACTCGGCGGCCACGGCGATAATATTTTGGGTTTCGGCACTCATAATCAAGAGCATAAGGGAGGCCGGGTCAGGCTACTTTCACCACGGCTTTGCCGGTGTTTTCGCCCTGAAACAGGCCCAGAAACGCGGCCGGAATCTGGTCGAAGCCCTCGGTTACGGTTTCCTCGCCCTTCAGCTGGCCCGCGGCGTACCACTCGGTGAGTTTTTTTACGCCTTCGGGCCAGCGCGCGTAATAGTCGCTCACGATGAAGCCCTGGAGCTTGCTGCTGGTTTTGAGCAGCTTGCCCTCGGGCCGGGGCCCCACCGGGGCTTCGGTGGCGTTGTAGGTCGAAATCTGGCCGCAGAGGGCGATGCGGGCGTGCTTGTTCAGCAGGTCGTACACGGCGTCGGTGATGGCGCCGCCCACGTTGTCGAAGTAGCAGTCCACGCCGTTGGGCGCGGCGGCGGCCAGGGCCCCGGCCAGGTCGGGCGTGGTTTTGTAGTTGATGGCCTCGTCGAAGCCCAGCGCCCGCAGGTGCGCCACCTTCTCGTCGGAGCCAGCGGTGCCCACCACGCGGCAACCCTGGATTTTGGCCAGCTGGCCCACCACCAGGCCCACGGCGCCGGCCGCGCCCGACACCACCACCGTTTCGCCGGCCTGGGGCTGGCAAATGTCGAGCAGCCCGAAGTAGGCCGTGAGGCCCGGCATGCCCAGCAGCCCCAGGAAATAGCTGGCGGGGGCCTGGTCGGCGGGCACGCGCTGCACGGCGCTGGCATCGGCCACGCTGTGCTCCTGCCAGGGCAGGTTGCCCACCACCACGCTGCCCACGGGCAGCTGCTCGCTGCGGCTTTCCACCACTTCGGCCACCACGCCGCCCGCAATGGGCTCGCCCACGGCAAAAGGCGCGACGTACGACTTGGCGGCGCTCATGCGGCCGCGCATGTAGGGGTCGACGGATACGTACCGGGTTTTGAGCAGCACCTGGCCCGCGGCGGGGGCCGGCACTGCGCGGGTTTCGAACTGGAACTGCGCGGCCGTGGGCACGCCCACGGGGCGGCTGGCCAATAGGATGGTTTTCGTGTTCATTGAGTGGGTAATCTACTTGTTATTAGGAAGCTATTTAGGAAGCCAGAAGATTCAGAATTGAACGTCATGCTGAGCGCAGTCGAAGCATCTCTACTGCGGCAGTAATTTAATGATTGGTAAGCGGTAGAAATGCTTCGACTGCGCTCAGCATGACGCTTTTACTTCAAATAGCTTCTTAAAAAACCCCCGCGGCTTAGGCCAACTGGGCCAGAATGTGGGTAAGGTGCGCGCGCAGGGCCCCTACTTCGGCGGGCGTCATGTGGAGCTTGGCGAGCATTTGGGTGGGAATGTCGCCGGCCTGCGCCTCCAGGGCCCTACCGGCCGGCAGCAGCCCAATGATGACCGAACGCTCGTCGCGCGGGTCGCGGCGGCGGCTGAGCCACTGCCG
This genomic stretch from Hymenobacter sp. PAMC 26628 harbors:
- a CDS encoding cyclase family protein — translated: MNYLDITTPISDQMVHWPDNAPVHLRLTRSFAYGDPANVSEISMSVHTATHVDAPRHFIQDGPDVTTLDLNTLLGPCRVVRIHDPRLITLAEVEPLDPQPGQRILFRTRNSDADWTHQPFNPDFVKLDFPAAKFLQQRGVVCVGVDYISVGGSDTHHALLDHRITVIEALALGHVEPGDYELICLPLRIVGADGAPCRALLRPL
- a CDS encoding type 1 glutamine amidotransferase domain-containing protein, which translates into the protein MKIAMVLTSHDELGTTGKKTGFWLEEFAAPYYVFKDAGIDLTLALPKGGQPPLDPKSDEPGAQTDATERFKKDAAAQQALAHTVPLDTIQAADFDAIFYPGGHGPLWDLAEDPKSIALIETAYAAGKPVAVVCHAPGVLRHVKAPNGDLLVKGKAVTGFTNTEEEAVQLTDVVPFLVEDMLKNAGGTYSKGTDWGPYVVTAGHLITGQNPASSEPAAKELLKQLGK
- a CDS encoding putative quinol monooxygenase; translated protein: MSAETQNIIAVAAEWRAQPGHEATVRQLMLQAAEAVRQHEPGNLLYVAHQDAADPARFFFYEQYANQAALDAHRDSAHYQELVVGQIVPLLAERKVTFYQLLA
- a CDS encoding NADP-dependent oxidoreductase: MNTKTILLASRPVGVPTAAQFQFETRAVPAPAAGQVLLKTRYVSVDPYMRGRMSAAKSYVAPFAVGEPIAGGVVAEVVESRSEQLPVGSVVVGNLPWQEHSVADASAVQRVPADQAPASYFLGLLGMPGLTAYFGLLDICQPQAGETVVVSGAAGAVGLVVGQLAKIQGCRVVGTAGSDEKVAHLRALGFDEAINYKTTPDLAGALAAAAPNGVDCYFDNVGGAITDAVYDLLNKHARIALCGQISTYNATEAPVGPRPEGKLLKTSSKLQGFIVSDYYARWPEGVKKLTEWYAAGQLKGEETVTEGFDQIPAAFLGLFQGENTGKAVVKVA